A window of Sulfurimonas sp. C5 contains these coding sequences:
- a CDS encoding PatB family C-S lyase, with protein MEKNIMYDFTTAADRSQTNAEKYTLREKLFGTEDVLPAWVADMDIDTPDFVLESVKKRLEHPIVGYEEFPDSAFEAQIEWMKKHHNVEYKLDEMFYSHSVVASMQVVISAFTEFGDEVIVQTPIYPPFFHAPLQMDRKVLKNPLKQKEDGTYIFDLDDLKSKITDKTKLLLLSSPHNPVGRVWRKEELEALLEICIENNIVIFADEVHCDLVYKSNKHIPFASLKGAKEITITAIGVGKTFNMAGFAASSIVVPKNLQEKFKEAYDSVHFAQGNVLSHVAFEAAYREGSKWIEALLVHLYKNYQMLEELCAKYSDYIKLIPIEGTYLAWLDCKGMHLSDKLLRKWFVQEAKLGLNAGLSFGKEGSGFMRLNFAVPSAKMTQIIKQLENALQRMKQQ; from the coding sequence TTGGAAAAAAATATAATGTACGATTTTACGACTGCGGCTGATAGAAGTCAAACAAATGCAGAAAAGTATACATTAAGAGAAAAGCTATTCGGAACTGAAGATGTACTTCCTGCATGGGTGGCGGATATGGATATAGATACGCCGGACTTTGTACTTGAGAGCGTAAAAAAAAGGTTAGAACACCCAATAGTTGGTTATGAAGAGTTTCCTGATTCTGCCTTTGAAGCACAAATAGAGTGGATGAAAAAACATCATAATGTAGAGTATAAATTAGATGAGATGTTTTATTCCCATTCTGTTGTTGCATCAATGCAAGTAGTAATTAGTGCATTTACAGAGTTTGGAGATGAGGTGATTGTACAAACACCGATCTACCCGCCTTTTTTTCATGCACCGCTTCAGATGGATCGAAAGGTATTGAAAAACCCTTTAAAACAAAAAGAGGATGGTACATATATTTTTGATCTGGATGATTTAAAGTCAAAAATAACAGATAAAACAAAACTGCTTTTACTCTCATCTCCACACAATCCGGTTGGTCGTGTATGGAGAAAAGAGGAACTTGAAGCGCTTTTAGAAATATGTATAGAGAACAATATTGTGATTTTTGCAGATGAGGTGCATTGTGACTTAGTGTATAAGTCGAATAAACATATACCATTTGCATCACTCAAAGGTGCAAAAGAGATTACAATTACAGCGATAGGTGTCGGTAAAACTTTTAATATGGCAGGATTTGCAGCAAGTAGTATTGTTGTACCGAAAAACTTGCAGGAAAAATTTAAAGAAGCGTATGATAGTGTCCATTTTGCACAGGGAAATGTATTGAGTCATGTTGCCTTTGAAGCTGCGTATAGAGAAGGCTCTAAATGGATTGAAGCACTTCTTGTACACCTATATAAAAATTATCAAATGTTAGAGGAATTATGTGCAAAATATAGTGATTATATTAAGTTAATACCTATAGAAGGAACATATCTCGCATGGTTAGATTGTAAAGGGATGCATTTGAGTGATAAACTATTACGCAAATGGTTTGTTCAAGAGGCTAAACTTGGACTCAATGCAGGACTAAGTTTTGGTAAAGAGGGAAGTGGCTTTATGCGCTTGAATTTTGCAGTCCCATCTGCTAAAATGACGCAAATAATAAAGCAGTTGGAAAATGCTTTGCAAAGGATGAAACAACAATGA